CGCCTCCAAGTCGGTCGCGTCGTGCGGCGAGAAGCCGGTGAGAACCCGTCCCTCCTGGCGCCAGCCCGCCGCCACGGCCGGCAGCGGCGCGTCGGGGACTTCCATCACGCAGCGAACCCGTTTCCACCGCTGCCGGACGTCGTCGATGGCGCCCTCGACGACGCACTGGCCGCGCCGGATGATCACGATGTGGTCCGCGATCTGCTCGATGTCCGTCAGCTGGTGCACGACATCCCAGATCGGCGACGGGCCCGTCCGTTCCTCCCCGGGTACATTCAGCACGCTCATGAGAGCCCGCCGCTGAGCAGTTCTATCCGTCGAGAATCCCTCGTCGGTCCGCAGGGACCGGCCGAAGCTGCCGACCATCACCGCCGCGTCATCCTGGAGCGTGGTCAGGACCTGATTGCGGATCGTGTCAGCGACGGACCTCGCGGAGGTGTCGCCGGGCCAGAACGTCGAGGTGGTCACATCGACAAGGACGACCAGGCTCATGGCGCCCGCCTCGTACGTCGCCTTGCTGAGGTCGATGGGATGACCGTCCACGCTGACTGAGAAGTCCGCGGCGGTCAGGCCTTCGACCGGTCGTCCATCCTGATGCTCCACCGCGACCGCGACGGTCACCGAGCGCTGGGGTGCACCGGCAGCAGCCAGGGTGTGAGAAGTCCCGCCAGAACCAACGCGATCGTCATCGCCGCTCACCGACCGTGAACTCCCGGCGCGCGCGCACCCGATGGCCGTCGCTCTTTACGCGCGCGTCGATCCGCTACGTGCCCCTGACCTTGTCGTCGGGCCGGAATCCGATCAGGTATTGCCGGCGGAGCTCATCCGCCACGCGCGAAAACGTCGCCTCGAGATCCGGATCGTCTGACAGCTCGAAGCGGGCGCCGCCGGAGTCGTCGACGAGCATGGCGAGATCCGGGTCGACCGGACTCGTCAGGGTGCTCCCGCGGACGCCGATCGCGTAGAGCATGAAGCTGCCCTCGATGACCCGCTGTCGAACGTGGCCGATGTTCAGCGGGTATCCCGGCAGTTCCCCCGCGGCCGCACCGTCGGTCAGAATCAGGACGACACGACGGCCGGGCTCGCCTTGAAGGGACTTGACGGCGGCGCCGACGGCGCCCCACAACGGCGTCGCTCCACCGGGCCACAGTTTCTCACGCAGCACGCGCTCGAGCACGGCCTGGTCGCTGGTCAGGATGGGGTTGACGAAGGTTCCTGTGCGACGCCGAGCGGGACGGCAGGCGACGGCCTCCAAGGAGCGAGACCTGGACTGGGCGCCGCGGCTGTTGTGCGCGAGCCAGATGCAGACTGTCTTGGCCGGCAAGAGTTCTTGCGGTGCGCTCACGAATTGGCGCTCGTGGCGAGCATGGCCTTGCGGCCTGGATCGTGGCCCTCGGCTCGGCAGCTCACGGTCAACGGGTTTCACCTTCTGGCGAAGCATTGCTGCACATCAGACCAGCGAGAAACTCAAGACCGCCCTTTCTGCGACGTCAAGTGCCGATCGGCTTGCGCACCTGCTGGGTCATGTCTTCGACATCGCGACCTATGTGTGCGTACCGAAATACAAGCTGGTGCGGTGGTGCATCTTGTGCCTGCGCGTTGGGGTCGTCCTGTCGGGTGTCGCCCTTGTCGTCAACGACGCACCCCGGCGGCCGTGACAGCGCCCTCAAAGCCGTGAGACCTCAGACAACGGGTGAGGTTTGCGGAACTCTGGAAGGCGGCTCTTGTGGGCGTCAGGCCACCCGCCGCAATCCCTCAACCTGCCGCAACCACCCGTCCATCTGGTTCCCCAACTTGCGAAAATGCGGCTCACCAGCACTTCACCCTCTCTTCTCAACAGCTTCTAGCCGGCGATGGTGACGACCGCAGACGGGAATCGAACCGCGTTGGTGGGCCGCACGGGTATCGATCGGGCCGTCTCAGGATCGGCTATTCTGGTGCCATGAACGCCAACGTCAGCATCGAGGTCGACAGGCACACTGCAGATGTGCTCCAGACCCGAGCAGCCGAGCTCGGCGTGACCATTTCGGAACTGATCGCCGAACTTGCGGCCCTTGACGGCGCTCCCAGGGAAGCGGACGCCAATGAGGTTGCAGAGCTCGATCGTCGATCGGCCAGGGCCGCGGAAGGCTCGCGCGTGCCGCACGGCGATGTGGTGCAGTGGCTCCGCACGTGGGGCACGCCCGGGTTTCGACCGTGGCCGGGCCGGTAGAGATCGAGTGGTCGCTCGAAGCGCTCGCCGACCTCGATCGATTTGCTGCATTCCTCCACGAACGGTTTCCCGACCTCGCGGCGCGCGTCGCGAACGAACTTGTCGAGAGGACTGACGTCCTCCGCCGACATCCGAAGCTCGGACGAGCCGTAGCAGGCCGGGAGGAATACCGCGAACTCCTCCTCCAAGTGCTCGGTGGCACATACGCCCTTCAGTACCGGTACGATGGCGGCTCCATTCTGATGCTCCGGGTTTTCCACGGACGCGAAGCGAGGTAGGGGCGCGATCCAAGCACTCACGCCGCTCGTCGAAGGCTCTCAACCTGCCGCAACCACCCGTCGAGTTGGTTCCAGCTCGCGAAAATATGGCTCACTCAACGAAGGAGGGCCTGAGGGGCGCTCAGGCCCTCGACCGCTTCCCCACGGCATTGACCACGTAGGCGCGGTAGGTGCGGCTGACCTTCAGCACCGTGCCGTCGCTGAGCGTGAGGCGCTGATCGCCGGAGGCCAGCGGCTCGATTTCGCGGATGCACGCGACATTCGCGATCGCGGAGCGGTGCACCCGCACGAACCCGCTGCGGTCCAGCGAGTTTCCCAGCGCGCGCAGCGAGTCGCGGACGAGGAACGTGCGTTCGCGCAGGTGGATCCGCGCGCAGTAGTCCTCCGCCTCGATCCAGAGGATCTCATCGTGCGGGATGACGACGGTACGGCCGCCATCGCGGACCACGAGCTGGCGGCGCTCCTGCGCCTCCGTCGCCGATAGGAGAGCTGACAGCCGTCCGACCATCGATGCGAAGGTGCGCTCGCGCAGGCGCACGCGCGTTCGCTCGAGGACGATGGCGAACCGCTCGTCCGAGAACGGCTTCAGCAGGTAATCGAGCGCGTGCTGCTCGAACGCTTGCAGCGCGTACCGATCGAACGCCGTTACGAAGATGACCGCTGGCACCGTGCCAGGCTCGAGACGGCGCAGCACCTCGAAACCGTCGACCTCCGGCATCTGCACATCCAGGAACAGCACGTCGGGGCACTCGCGCCGGATCGCGTCGATGGCGTCCGCACCGTGGCCGCACTCGGCGACGATCGCGAAGTCCGCCTCGCGCGCGAGGAGCAGCCGCAGCGTCTGCCGCGCCAGCGGCTCGTCGTCCACGACGACCGTCCGCCACGGGCCCCCGGGCGAGGCGCCAGTCATGACGGTACGTAGGGCAGCGTCACGGTCGCCCGCACGCCGCCTTCCTCCCGAGGACCCACATGGAGCGCCGCCGCGTCGCCGAATTCCGCGGCGAGGCGCGACGCCAAGTTGCGAAGACCGGTACCGGTCGCGTCGTGCAGGCTCCATCCCGGCGGCAGCCCGACGCCGGTGTCCTCGACGTCGATCCGCGTCCATTCATTGTCACGAACGGCACGGATGACCAGCGAACCCTCACGCACTCGTGGGGCGAGGCCGTGCCGCACGGCGTTCTCCACGAGCGGCTGAACGATGAGCAGCGGCACGCGGGCATCGGCCACGTCTGGCGCCAAGTCGACCGTGACCTCGAGCCGATCGGTGAAGCGCGCGTGTTGAATCTCGAGGTAGCGCTGACGCGGCTCGCTGCATGCTCATTGCGCGGCAATACCGCGCCTGCCACGATGGCAAGGTCCCATTCATTTGGAGGCCTAGATGCACAATACAACTGTCTGCGCGTTGCTGTTCGTACTGTTCGTGATCCCGAGCAGAGCGGCCTCACAACAGGAACCGGCTCCGACCGGCAAGACCTTCACGCTCTTGGGCCAGATGCTGGATGGCTACAAAGAGACGCAGCGTAACCTCGCCGAGGCAGCGGAGAAGATGCCGGAGGAGCACTATGGGTTCAGGCCAACGCCCGACATCAGGCCGTTCGGTCAGCTCGTCGCGCATGTCGCGTTGTCCCAGTTCGGCACCTGTGCCGCGCTGAGCGGAGAGCCAAACCCGAAGAAAGACGAGGAGGAAGACGCCACGCGTACCAAGACCGACGCGATCGCGCTGCTCGAGGCGTCGGCCGAGTACTGCGATCCGCCAGTGAACACGCTCACGGAGCAGACCATGACCGAGCTGACGAAGGTGGGCGACAACCAAGCCGCGAAGGGGCTCCTCCCTGTGAGCCTCGTCACGCACGGCATGCAGACGTACGCAACGATGGCGGTGTACCTGCGCTTGAAGGGCATCGTGCCGCCGACGACCGAGCGGCAGAATCAAGAGATGAAGAAGAAGGGCCAGTAAAGGCTCAACTCGATTCCCTTCGTGGCGGCGCCTCAGTTCGGAGTCTTGGCTTCAGCATGGATCGCGCAGGAGCGCAGGCAGGCCGAGCTCGATGCGCCCAAGCTCGTCGAGGTGCTGGAGTTGAAGCCCGGCATGACCGTGGCCGATGTCGGGTCCGGCTTCGGCGCGATGACGGTGGTGCTCGGG
The sequence above is a segment of the Luteitalea sp. genome. Coding sequences within it:
- a CDS encoding response regulator, which codes for MDADRRRGHRRRAAAGMEPARRDRYRSSQLGVAPRRGIRRRGGAPCGSSGGRRRAGDRDAALRTVMTGASPGGPWRTVVVDDEPLARQTLRLLLAREADFAIVAECGHGADAIDAIRRECPDVLFLDVQMPEVDGFEVLRRLEPGTVPAVIFVTAFDRYALQAFEQHALDYLLKPFSDERFAIVLERTRVRLRERTFASMVGRLSALLSATEAQERRQLVVRDGGRTVVIPHDEILWIEAEDYCARIHLRERTFLVRDSLRALGNSLDRSGFVRVHRSAIANVACIREIEPLASGDQRLTLSDGTVLKVSRTYRAYVVNAVGKRSRA